Proteins co-encoded in one Streptococcus parauberis NCFD 2020 genomic window:
- the ppc gene encoding phosphoenolpyruvate carboxylase, with amino-acid sequence MTVKKLESSNNHEFIAEEVTILKETLESITRHMIGDEAFSKIEKILSISEKQDYIHLEKIIGQLSNDEMVIISRYFTILPLLINISEDVDLAYEINYQNNTNSDYLGKLSQTITDVAEHQKAQEILEHVNVVPVLTAHPTQVQRKTVLELTNKIHDLLRTYRDVKAGVVNKDKWLSDLRRYIEIIMETDIIREKKLKVKNEITNVMAYYNSSLIEAITTLTSNYKALAKEKGLDLSNPKPITMGMWIGGDRDGNPFVTADTLRLSATLQSEVILNYYIEKLTCLYRSFSLSSTLTKTSPEVEELARLSSDKSIYRENEPYRKAFHYIQSRVIQTMLSLSHNTDQQPLGQFRNLADGVTESNTSVIADYVQSRIDILSDDIKENRVPVYSTAEEFKVDLLLIESSLIENGDGSLIGGDLNELIQAVDIFGFFLASIDMRQDSSVQEACVAELLESANICQNYSDLSETDKCQLLLKQLTEDPRTLSSTNSAKSELLEKELAIYQTARYLKDKLGEEVIKQHIISHTESVSDMFELAIMLKEVGLVDKDSARVQIVPLFETIEDLDNSNAIMQEFLSYPIVKNWIASKDNYQEIMLGYSDSNKDGGYLSSGWTLYKAQNELTQIGQDHGIKITFFHGRGGTVGRGGGPSYDAITSQPFGSIKDRIRLTEQGEIIENKYGNKDVAYYNLEMLISASINRMVTKMITNSSDIDEYRSRMDGIVDYSNQVYRELVFDNPHFYDYFFEASPIKEVSSLNIGSRPAARKTITEITGLRAIPWVFSWSQNRIMFPGWYGVGSAFKHYIDQEDGNLAKLQDMYENWPFFHSLLSNVDMVLSKSNMNIAFQYAQLAEKEEVRDVYHAILDEWQLTKNVILSIEQHEDLLEDNPSLKHSLDFRLPYFNVLNYIQIELIKRLRQNQLDKDYEKLIHTTINGIATGLRNSG; translated from the coding sequence TTGACTGTTAAAAAATTGGAAAGTAGCAATAACCATGAATTTATTGCAGAAGAAGTAACTATACTAAAAGAGACCTTGGAATCAATCACACGACACATGATTGGTGATGAAGCTTTTTCAAAGATTGAAAAGATCCTAAGTATTTCTGAAAAACAGGATTATATTCATTTAGAAAAAATTATTGGACAATTAAGCAATGATGAAATGGTTATTATTTCACGCTATTTCACCATTTTACCTCTACTGATAAATATTTCAGAAGATGTCGATCTTGCCTATGAAATCAATTACCAAAATAACACCAATAGTGATTACCTTGGTAAATTATCACAAACGATTACGGATGTGGCAGAGCATCAAAAAGCCCAAGAAATCTTAGAACATGTCAATGTTGTCCCTGTTTTAACAGCTCACCCAACACAAGTACAACGTAAAACCGTTTTAGAACTAACCAATAAAATTCATGACCTCTTACGTACCTATCGTGATGTAAAAGCTGGCGTTGTTAATAAGGATAAATGGTTAAGTGACTTACGTCGTTATATTGAAATCATCATGGAAACAGATATTATCCGTGAGAAAAAATTAAAAGTAAAAAACGAAATTACAAATGTTATGGCTTATTACAATTCATCATTGATTGAAGCTATCACCACCTTAACTAGTAATTATAAAGCACTGGCTAAGGAAAAAGGACTTGATTTAAGCAATCCAAAACCAATCACAATGGGTATGTGGATTGGTGGTGACCGCGATGGCAATCCTTTTGTAACAGCCGATACTTTAAGGTTATCAGCTACGCTGCAAAGTGAAGTTATTTTAAACTATTACATTGAAAAATTAACATGTTTGTATCGAAGCTTCTCGTTATCATCAACTTTGACTAAAACCAGTCCAGAAGTGGAAGAATTAGCTCGTTTGTCTAGTGATAAGTCTATTTATCGAGAAAATGAACCGTATCGTAAAGCATTCCATTATATTCAATCACGTGTCATTCAAACCATGTTAAGTTTGAGTCACAATACTGATCAACAGCCTCTAGGTCAATTCAGAAACCTAGCAGATGGGGTAACTGAATCAAATACTTCAGTAATTGCTGATTATGTTCAATCGCGCATCGATATCTTATCTGATGACATTAAAGAAAATCGTGTTCCAGTATACTCAACCGCGGAAGAATTCAAAGTAGATTTGCTTCTTATTGAATCTTCTTTGATTGAAAATGGTGACGGGTCACTCATTGGTGGTGACTTGAATGAGTTAATCCAAGCTGTTGACATCTTTGGTTTCTTCTTAGCTAGTATAGATATGCGTCAGGATTCTAGTGTACAAGAAGCTTGTGTTGCTGAACTATTAGAATCTGCAAATATTTGTCAAAACTACAGTGACTTGTCTGAAACTGACAAATGTCAATTGTTGCTTAAACAATTAACTGAAGATCCGAGAACACTATCTTCAACTAATAGTGCCAAATCAGAGTTATTAGAAAAAGAATTGGCGATCTATCAAACAGCCCGTTATTTAAAAGATAAATTGGGTGAAGAAGTTATCAAACAACATATCATTTCACATACAGAAAGTGTTTCAGATATGTTTGAATTGGCGATTATGTTGAAAGAAGTTGGGTTAGTTGATAAAGATAGTGCCCGGGTTCAAATTGTTCCTCTTTTCGAGACAATTGAAGACTTAGATAATTCTAACGCCATTATGCAAGAATTTTTAAGTTATCCGATTGTTAAAAACTGGATAGCTTCTAAAGATAACTATCAAGAAATTATGCTTGGGTATTCCGACAGTAATAAAGATGGGGGCTACCTATCGTCCGGATGGACCCTTTATAAAGCACAAAATGAATTAACCCAAATTGGGCAAGACCATGGCATTAAGATAACCTTCTTCCATGGTCGTGGTGGAACGGTTGGTCGTGGTGGTGGTCCTTCATATGATGCCATAACATCACAGCCTTTTGGTTCTATCAAGGATCGGATTCGTTTGACTGAGCAAGGTGAAATTATTGAAAACAAATATGGCAATAAAGACGTTGCCTATTATAATTTAGAAATGTTAATTTCAGCATCAATCAACCGGATGGTCACAAAAATGATTACCAATTCTTCTGATATAGATGAATATCGTTCTCGCATGGATGGCATTGTTGATTATAGTAATCAGGTTTATCGTGAGTTGGTTTTTGATAATCCTCATTTTTATGACTATTTCTTTGAAGCAAGTCCAATTAAAGAAGTATCAAGTTTAAATATTGGATCACGTCCAGCTGCTCGTAAAACAATTACTGAAATCACTGGGCTTCGCGCGATTCCTTGGGTCTTCTCTTGGTCTCAAAACCGAATCATGTTTCCTGGCTGGTACGGTGTAGGTTCAGCCTTTAAACACTATATTGATCAAGAAGATGGTAATTTAGCTAAGTTACAAGACATGTATGAAAATTGGCCATTTTTCCATTCACTTTTATCAAATGTAGACATGGTCTTATCAAAATCAAACATGAACATTGCTTTCCAATATGCCCAACTAGCAGAAAAAGAGGAAGTAAGGGATGTTTACCATGCAATTCTTGATGAGTGGCAATTAACCAAAAATGTTATTTTATCAATTGAACAGCATGAAGATTTATTAGAAGACAATCCTTCTCTTAAACACAGTTTAGATTTCCGCTTACCATACTTCAATGTTTTGAATTATATCCAAATTGAATTAATTAAACGTCTTCGTCAAAACCAGTTAGACAAAGATTATGAGAAATTGATTCATACAACAATTAATGGAATTGCTACTGGACTCCGTAATTCAGGCTGA
- a CDS encoding ECF transporter S component yields MTSKQITRIALFSALAFVLRMAFSQLPNIQPVTALFLVFAIFFGFYESLLIMVITIFLTSFLLGFGPWVFWQMTIYMILISLWHFIIYPLARKWHKKGLLIQATLAAFLALAYGVMIDSCFAYLYSMPYWSYVLIGMPFDIAHAVSTFLFYLIIITIFRRLLHDKKI; encoded by the coding sequence ATGACCAGTAAACAAATCACTAGAATTGCCCTATTTTCAGCCCTTGCTTTTGTATTGCGAATGGCTTTTAGCCAACTGCCTAATATTCAACCAGTGACTGCTTTATTTTTAGTCTTTGCCATATTCTTTGGTTTTTATGAGTCACTTTTAATCATGGTTATTACAATCTTTTTAACGTCATTCTTACTGGGGTTTGGTCCCTGGGTTTTTTGGCAAATGACAATATACATGATATTGATTAGCCTGTGGCATTTTATTATCTACCCACTTGCTAGAAAATGGCATAAAAAAGGATTACTGATTCAAGCTACCTTAGCCGCCTTTTTAGCTTTGGCATATGGTGTCATGATTGATTCATGTTTTGCTTATCTTTATAGCATGCCATATTGGTCTTATGTTTTAATTGGTATGCCTTTTGATATTGCGCATGCTGTTTCAACTTTTTTATTCTATCTGATTATTATTACTATTTTTAGGAGATTACTTCATGACAAGAAAATATAA
- the pepF gene encoding oligoendopeptidase F translates to MELKNRSLFPENELWDLTALYKDRQDFLLAIEKALEDVKQFKLDFDGHLETYEDFNRALMEIEQIYIQMSHISTYAFMPQTTDFSSEEFAQIAQSGDDFMTKASVELSFFETALANADEQVLDQLEANTYYSATIRQAKVQKQFLLSPDVEKALTNLREVLNAPYDIYTKMRAGDFEMDDFEVDGKIYKNSFVTYENFYQNHENHDIRAKSYESFSKGLAKHQNAAAAAYLAKVKSEKLIADMKGYPSVFDYLLAEQEVERSMFDRQIDLIMSDFGPVAQKFLKHVAQVNGLDKMTFADWKLDIDNELNPQVSIDDAYDLVMKSVAPLGTEYQKEVERYQAERWVDFAANANKDSGGYAADPYKVHPYVLMSWTGRMSDVYTLIHEIGHSGQFIFSDNNQSFFNTHMSTYYVEAPSTFNELLLSDYLEHAFEDPRQKRFALAHRLTDTYFHNFITHLLEAAFQRKVYTLIENGGTFGAEQLNAMMKEVLSEFWGDAIEIDDYAALTWMRQAHYYMGLYSYTYSAGMVISTAGYLNLKNNENGAQEWLRFLKSGGSLTPLETALLIHADISTDKPLRDTIQFLSDTVDQVIAYSNQL, encoded by the coding sequence ATGGAATTAAAAAACCGTAGCCTATTTCCAGAAAATGAACTCTGGGATCTTACTGCTCTTTATAAAGACAGACAAGACTTTCTTTTAGCTATCGAAAAAGCTTTAGAAGACGTTAAACAATTTAAGCTTGATTTTGATGGGCACCTCGAAACTTATGAGGATTTTAACAGAGCTTTAATGGAGATTGAGCAAATTTATATCCAAATGAGTCATATCTCTACTTATGCCTTCATGCCACAGACAACTGATTTTTCAAGTGAAGAATTTGCTCAAATTGCGCAATCGGGTGATGATTTTATGACCAAAGCAAGTGTGGAACTTTCTTTCTTTGAGACTGCCCTTGCAAATGCTGATGAACAAGTGCTTGACCAATTAGAAGCGAACACATACTACAGTGCAACTATTCGTCAAGCAAAAGTTCAAAAGCAATTTCTACTCAGTCCAGATGTTGAAAAGGCATTAACTAATTTACGTGAGGTTCTTAATGCGCCTTATGATATCTATACCAAGATGCGTGCTGGTGACTTTGAAATGGATGATTTTGAAGTAGATGGCAAAATTTACAAAAATTCATTTGTCACTTATGAAAACTTCTATCAAAATCATGAAAATCACGACATCCGTGCCAAATCTTACGAATCTTTTTCTAAAGGTTTAGCAAAACATCAAAATGCCGCAGCCGCTGCATACTTAGCTAAAGTTAAATCTGAAAAATTGATCGCAGATATGAAAGGCTATCCTTCTGTTTTTGACTATTTATTAGCTGAGCAAGAAGTTGAACGTTCAATGTTTGATCGTCAGATTGATTTAATCATGTCTGACTTTGGTCCTGTTGCTCAAAAATTCTTGAAACACGTTGCCCAAGTTAATGGTCTTGACAAGATGACCTTTGCTGATTGGAAATTAGATATTGATAATGAACTTAACCCTCAAGTTTCCATTGATGATGCCTATGATTTAGTGATGAAATCAGTTGCCCCATTAGGAACTGAGTACCAAAAAGAGGTTGAACGTTATCAAGCTGAACGTTGGGTTGACTTTGCTGCTAATGCAAACAAAGATTCAGGTGGCTACGCTGCAGATCCATATAAGGTACATCCTTACGTTTTAATGAGTTGGACTGGTCGTATGTCCGATGTTTATACTCTAATCCATGAAATTGGTCATTCTGGTCAATTTATTTTCTCAGATAACAATCAAAGCTTCTTCAATACACATATGTCAACTTATTATGTTGAAGCTCCTTCAACTTTCAACGAGCTTTTATTGAGTGACTATTTAGAACATGCTTTTGAAGATCCGCGTCAAAAACGTTTTGCTTTAGCTCACCGTTTAACTGATACTTATTTCCATAACTTCATTACGCATTTACTTGAAGCAGCTTTCCAAAGAAAAGTTTATACTTTAATTGAAAATGGTGGCACCTTTGGTGCGGAACAATTAAATGCGATGATGAAGGAAGTTCTTAGTGAATTCTGGGGAGATGCCATTGAAATTGACGACTATGCCGCATTAACTTGGATGCGTCAAGCTCACTATTACATGGGCTTATATAGCTACACTTATTCTGCAGGGATGGTAATCTCAACTGCTGGCTATCTTAATCTAAAAAATAATGAAAACGGCGCTCAAGAATGGCTAAGGTTCTTGAAATCTGGTGGTAGCTTAACACCACTTGAAACCGCACTGCTAATTCATGCAGATATCTCAACTGATAAACCACTTCGTGATACTATTCAATTCTTAAGTGATACGGTTGATCAAGTCATTGCCTATAGCAATCAATTATAA
- the tuf gene encoding elongation factor Tu — protein MAKEKYDRSKPHVNIGTIGHVDHGKTTLTAAITTVLARRLPSSVNQPKDYASIDAAPEERERGITINTAHVEYETESRHYAHIDAPGHADYVKNMITGAAQMDGAILVVASTDGPMPQTREHILLSRQVGVKHLIVFMNKVDLVDDEELLELVEMEIRDLLTEYDFPGDDLPVIQGSALKALEGDTAHEDIIMELMKTVDEYIPEPERDTDKPLLLPVEDVFSITGRGTVASGRIDRGTVRVNDEIEIVGLKEDTKKAVVTGVEMFRKQLDEGLAGDNVGILLRGVQRDEIERGQVIAKPGSINPHTKFKGEVYILSKEEGGRHTPFFNNYRPQFYFRTTDVTGSIELPAGTEMVMPGDNVAIQVELIHPIAVEQGTTFSIREGGRTVGSGIVSEIEA, from the coding sequence ATGGCAAAAGAAAAATACGATCGTAGTAAACCCCACGTTAACATTGGTACAATCGGACACGTTGACCATGGTAAAACTACTTTAACTGCTGCAATTACAACAGTACTTGCACGTCGCTTACCAAGCTCAGTTAACCAACCTAAAGACTATGCTTCTATCGATGCTGCTCCAGAAGAACGCGAACGCGGAATCACAATCAACACTGCACACGTTGAGTATGAAACTGAATCACGTCACTATGCGCATATCGATGCCCCAGGACACGCGGACTATGTTAAAAACATGATCACTGGTGCTGCCCAAATGGACGGAGCTATCCTTGTAGTTGCTTCAACTGACGGACCAATGCCACAAACTCGTGAGCACATCCTTCTTTCACGTCAGGTTGGTGTTAAACACCTTATCGTCTTCATGAACAAAGTTGACTTAGTTGATGATGAAGAATTGCTTGAATTAGTTGAAATGGAAATTCGTGATCTTCTTACAGAATACGACTTCCCAGGTGATGACCTACCAGTTATCCAAGGTTCAGCTCTTAAAGCTCTTGAAGGCGATACAGCACATGAAGATATCATCATGGAATTGATGAAAACTGTTGATGAATATATTCCAGAACCAGAACGCGACACTGACAAACCATTACTTCTTCCAGTCGAAGATGTTTTCTCAATCACTGGTCGTGGTACAGTAGCTTCAGGACGTATCGACCGTGGTACAGTTCGTGTCAACGATGAAATCGAAATCGTTGGTCTTAAAGAAGATACTAAAAAAGCTGTTGTTACTGGTGTTGAAATGTTCCGTAAACAACTTGACGAAGGTCTTGCAGGAGACAACGTAGGTATCCTTCTTCGTGGTGTTCAACGTGACGAAATCGAACGTGGTCAAGTTATTGCTAAACCAGGTTCAATCAACCCACATACTAAATTTAAAGGTGAAGTATATATCCTTTCTAAAGAAGAAGGTGGACGTCATACTCCATTCTTCAACAACTACCGTCCACAATTCTACTTCCGTACTACTGACGTAACAGGTTCTATCGAACTTCCAGCAGGTACAGAAATGGTTATGCCTGGTGATAACGTGGCAATTCAAGTTGAATTGATTCACCCAATCGCCGTAGAACAAGGTACTACATTCTCAATTCGTGAGGGTGGACGTACTGTTGGTTCAGGTATCGTTTCAGAAATCGAAGCTTAA
- the tpiA gene encoding triose-phosphate isomerase, producing the protein MSRKPFIAGNWKMNKNPEEAKAFIEAVASKLPSSELVEAGIAAPALDLATVLEAAKGSELKIAAQNSYFENTGAFTGENSPKVLAEMGTDYVVIGHSERREYFHETDEDINKKAKAIFANGLTPIICCGETLETYEEGKAVEFVGAQVSKALAGLSEDQVSSLVIAYEPIWAIGTGKSATQDDAQNMCKAVRDVVAADFGQAVADKVRVQYGGSVKPENVASYMACPDVDGALVGGASLEAESFLALLDFVK; encoded by the coding sequence ATGTCACGTAAACCATTTATTGCTGGTAACTGGAAAATGAACAAAAATCCTGAAGAAGCTAAAGCTTTTATTGAAGCAGTAGCGTCTAAATTGCCTTCATCAGAATTAGTTGAAGCTGGGATTGCAGCTCCTGCACTTGATTTAGCAACAGTTCTTGAAGCTGCTAAAGGTTCAGAACTTAAGATTGCAGCTCAAAATTCTTATTTTGAAAATACTGGTGCCTTCACTGGTGAAAATAGCCCTAAAGTATTAGCTGAAATGGGTACTGATTATGTTGTTATTGGACATTCAGAACGTCGTGAATATTTCCACGAAACTGACGAAGATATCAATAAAAAAGCAAAAGCAATTTTTGCTAACGGTTTGACTCCGATCATTTGTTGCGGTGAAACACTCGAAACTTATGAAGAAGGTAAAGCAGTTGAATTTGTAGGTGCTCAAGTTTCTAAAGCACTTGCTGGCTTATCTGAAGACCAAGTTTCTTCACTTGTTATTGCTTATGAACCAATCTGGGCTATTGGAACTGGTAAATCTGCAACTCAAGATGATGCTCAAAATATGTGTAAAGCAGTGCGTGATGTCGTTGCGGCTGACTTTGGTCAAGCAGTAGCAGATAAAGTTCGTGTTCAATATGGTGGTTCTGTTAAACCTGAAAACGTTGCATCATATATGGCTTGTCCTGATGTTGATGGCGCTTTAGTAGGTGGAGCATCGCTTGAAGCAGAAAGCTTCTTAGCCTTACTTGATTTCGTAAAATAA
- a CDS encoding DUF4430 domain-containing protein yields MTRKYKSLFLILFSLFLVACSQQSDSPKQVKKEYYLTLIVKEDTDTISEKVTFKKGDTIMDVLKANYKVKEKSGFITAIDGFEQDPKTKTYWFFKVNKKLATKAADKIKAHDGDRVEFYQEKMK; encoded by the coding sequence ATGACAAGAAAATATAAGAGCCTCTTCCTTATTCTTTTTTCCTTATTTTTAGTTGCTTGTAGTCAGCAGAGCGATTCACCAAAGCAAGTTAAAAAAGAATATTATCTAACATTAATTGTAAAAGAAGATACTGATACAATTAGTGAAAAAGTTACCTTCAAAAAAGGTGATACTATTATGGATGTTTTGAAAGCTAATTATAAAGTAAAAGAAAAATCTGGTTTCATCACTGCCATTGATGGATTTGAACAAGATCCCAAAACTAAAACTTATTGGTTCTTTAAAGTTAATAAAAAGTTAGCAACCAAAGCAGCAGATAAAATCAAGGCTCATGATGGCGATCGAGTGGAGTTTTATCAAGAAAAAATGAAATAA
- the ftsW gene encoding cell division peptidoglycan polymerase FtsW, translated as MKIDKRHLLNYSILLPYLILSVLGLIMVYSTTSATLIQYNLSPFRSVLNQGAFWLLSLTAISFIYKLKLNFLNNSKVLTLVMMIEVFLLIVARFFTKEVNGAHGWIVLGPISFQPAEYLKIIIVWYLASTFSRRQKEIATYDYQALTRNRWWPNQFSDLKDWRVYSMVLILLVAAQPDLGNAAIIVLTTIMMISVSGIGYKWFSALLTLITITSAIFLGSISVIGVERVAKIPVFGYVAKRFSAFFNPFHDLTGSGHQLAHSYYAMSNGGWFGVGLGNSIEKRGYLPEAQTDFVFSIVIEELGLIGATLILALVFFLILRILNVGIKAKNPFNSMMALGVGGMILMQVFVNIGGISGLIPSTGVTFPFLSQGGNSLLVLSVAIGFVLNIDASEKRDEIMKEAELSYRRTIRKEQADTNVINLNQFK; from the coding sequence ATGAAAATTGATAAAAGGCATCTGTTAAATTACTCAATTTTACTGCCTTACTTAATCCTTTCAGTTCTAGGACTGATTATGGTATACTCGACTACGAGTGCGACTTTAATTCAATATAATTTGAGCCCATTTCGCTCAGTTTTAAACCAAGGAGCTTTTTGGCTTTTGTCATTAACGGCGATATCCTTTATATATAAACTCAAACTAAACTTTTTGAATAATTCTAAAGTACTAACTTTAGTTATGATGATTGAAGTATTCTTATTAATTGTGGCTCGTTTCTTTACTAAAGAGGTAAATGGAGCCCATGGTTGGATTGTCTTAGGACCAATTAGTTTTCAGCCAGCGGAATATTTAAAAATTATTATCGTTTGGTATTTAGCCTCAACATTTTCTAGAAGACAAAAAGAAATAGCCACTTATGACTATCAGGCATTAACGAGAAATCGATGGTGGCCAAACCAATTTAGTGACTTAAAGGATTGGCGTGTCTATTCGATGGTGCTAATACTATTGGTAGCTGCTCAGCCCGACTTAGGAAATGCTGCGATTATTGTTTTGACAACAATTATGATGATTTCAGTGAGTGGTATTGGTTATAAGTGGTTCTCAGCTTTGTTAACGCTGATTACAATAACTTCAGCTATCTTCTTAGGTAGTATTTCAGTGATTGGTGTTGAAAGAGTTGCCAAGATTCCAGTATTTGGTTATGTTGCTAAGCGTTTCAGTGCCTTCTTTAACCCCTTCCATGATTTGACGGGTTCAGGACACCAACTTGCTCATTCTTATTATGCCATGAGTAATGGTGGATGGTTTGGCGTTGGTCTTGGTAATTCAATTGAAAAACGTGGCTATCTACCAGAAGCTCAAACTGACTTTGTTTTCTCAATCGTTATTGAGGAACTAGGCTTAATAGGTGCTACCTTAATTCTTGCACTTGTCTTTTTCTTAATATTAAGAATTTTAAATGTTGGTATTAAGGCAAAAAATCCTTTTAACTCAATGATGGCTTTGGGTGTTGGTGGAATGATTTTGATGCAAGTTTTTGTTAACATCGGTGGTATTTCAGGACTAATTCCTTCTACAGGGGTTACATTCCCATTTCTCTCTCAGGGAGGGAATAGTTTGTTAGTCCTCTCGGTAGCCATTGGCTTTGTACTAAATATTGATGCCAGTGAGAAGCGAGATGAGATTATGAAAGAAGCGGAGCTATCATACAGAAGAACCATTCGCAAAGAACAGGCTGACACAAATGTGATTAACTTAAATCAATTTAAATAA
- a CDS encoding glycoside hydrolase family 25 protein: protein MRRRIKPIVVLVFFIFIAFLLIIGKNHSDKTKEKELSIAQSNIPIVTSKTDKKTESTIDNEELILNPIVDVSGWQLPSEIDYDTLSENISGAIVRVFGGSQITSKNNAAYTTGIDKSFKTHIKEFKKRKIPVAVYSYALGSSTKEMRAEAKAFYKNASPYNPTFYWIDVEEVTMKDMNKGVKAFRQELERLGAENVGLYIGTYFMAEQEISTEGFDAVWIPTYGSDSGYYEAAPDTKLDYDLHQYTSQGYLPGFDNPLDLNQIAVNKDTKSTYEKLFGKK, encoded by the coding sequence ATGAGAAGAAGAATAAAGCCTATCGTTGTGCTAGTCTTCTTTATCTTTATTGCATTTCTTTTAATTATTGGAAAAAATCATTCAGACAAGACGAAAGAAAAGGAATTAAGTATTGCACAATCAAATATTCCAATAGTTACTAGCAAAACAGATAAAAAGACAGAAAGCACAATAGACAATGAAGAATTAATCTTGAATCCCATTGTTGATGTGTCGGGCTGGCAATTGCCAAGTGAAATCGATTATGATACCTTATCCGAAAATATTTCAGGTGCTATTGTGCGTGTTTTTGGGGGATCTCAAATAACCTCAAAAAACAATGCAGCTTATACCACTGGTATTGATAAATCTTTTAAAACACACATTAAAGAATTCAAGAAACGAAAAATCCCTGTTGCCGTATACAGTTACGCCTTAGGGTCAAGCACAAAAGAAATGCGAGCTGAAGCTAAAGCATTTTATAAAAATGCCTCCCCATATAATCCTACTTTCTACTGGATTGATGTAGAGGAAGTAACAATGAAGGATATGAACAAAGGTGTGAAAGCTTTCCGTCAGGAATTGGAAAGACTTGGTGCTGAGAATGTTGGTCTTTACATTGGTACATATTTTATGGCGGAACAAGAAATATCTACTGAAGGATTTGATGCAGTTTGGATTCCTACCTATGGGAGTGACTCTGGTTATTATGAAGCAGCTCCTGATACAAAGCTGGATTACGATCTCCACCAATATACATCACAAGGATATCTTCCGGGATTTGATAATCCATTAGACTTAAATCAAATAGCTGTTAATAAAGATACAAAATCTACTTATGAAAAATTATTTGGTAAAAAATAA
- the thiT gene encoding energy-coupled thiamine transporter ThiT, translated as MSKNTNLRYLVEAAIFAALAMALSFIPDFFSWFSPSYGAIPVVLFSLRRGLKYGVLAGLIWGLLHFVLGKVYYLSLSQVFIEYILAFMSMGVAGFFSNQLKDLIIAKNKMGSMTVACLAATTAVVLRYFWHFLAGVIFWGSYAPPRTSAVWYSFTVNGTASLLTLIVVVIAIVILIPTQSQFFAPRD; from the coding sequence ATGTCTAAGAACACAAATCTCCGCTATTTAGTGGAAGCAGCAATTTTCGCAGCATTAGCTATGGCTTTATCTTTTATTCCAGATTTTTTCAGTTGGTTTAGTCCTTCTTATGGTGCTATTCCTGTAGTCTTGTTTTCACTTCGTCGTGGCCTAAAATATGGTGTCCTTGCAGGTCTAATATGGGGACTCCTTCACTTCGTCCTTGGAAAAGTTTATTATCTCAGTTTAAGCCAAGTATTTATTGAATACATTTTGGCCTTCATGTCAATGGGTGTGGCTGGTTTCTTCTCAAATCAATTAAAAGATTTGATTATTGCCAAAAACAAGATGGGTTCTATGACCGTTGCTTGTCTTGCAGCAACTACTGCTGTAGTTCTTCGCTATTTCTGGCACTTCCTAGCAGGCGTTATCTTCTGGGGTTCATATGCACCACCAAGAACTTCCGCTGTTTGGTATTCTTTCACAGTAAATGGCACTGCTAGTTTACTAACATTAATCGTAGTCGTTATTGCGATTGTTATTTTAATCCCAACCCAAAGTCAATTCTTTGCACCAAGGGATTAG